The Silene latifolia isolate original U9 population chromosome X, ASM4854445v1, whole genome shotgun sequence genome contains the following window.
tccctcgtagtccttcctcccaatagtcatatcgggaatgtCAGGGgcgatcgctgtgttgggcacaaagttgatggcctgatacagctcgtttaggtgccgtttgtgcccatgagctgacccgccgttctcgtttcccccgatgaccacatggatcactcctatccgttgaaaaacggatttcttatctgaaccgcTGGCGTCAGtattttggcctttggcaacatacttgccgaggctccccttccggatcagctcttcaatggcattctccagatgccggcagttgtcagtgaggtgaccggtgtggccgtggtactcacagtactggctcgtgtcaccgtcccccttcggcttggggggcctttcccatgTCTGCCCCTcctttttgctcagggcgaagacctcggcggccgttacgaccagaggggttttatcatggtaatgcctttggtaaaacgttcccgaactccccccggcgcccgtcgagtcctgtttcctggcagatctgtcagaccgtgacctattattgtcacggcgtctctcatcggaccgtgacccgttattgtcacggcgtctttcatccgggttgtcatcccggcggctcttcttttctgagggctcggcctcgctggggcctacccaggtcttgtggtagtcctctaccttgatggcctgatcggccatcttcctagcggcatCTAGGCCCAAACCCCCGTACTTGATGAGTTCgtcttttaagtctccccttgggaggcctttcatcagcgcgaaagccgccagttcggggttgatctcccgaatttgctgaaccttgccgtcgaacctcttcacatagcttcgtagagactcgccctcctcctgtttgatagttagaaggtccgacgtctccacggccctccttttgttgcaagagtactgggctatgaaggcatcctttaggtcggcgaaacagtataccgagccgtcgggaagccccttataccaattttgagccatcccatgcagagtcgttgggaagactcggcaccagacctcatcgggctgctcccataccgacatgtaagactcgaaagcctcggcgtggtcggtgggATCACTGTCTCCTTTGTACGTGAATGCCGACAACTTCAGCTTAGTTGGCACGGCGATGTCAAGGACAtaagcactgaggggctgtctgacaacgtgtcgaatgacacgcggcgatcggctcccaGTGTTTctggtccggctcctctcctcgtagcgggaaggacttcttcttcgACCCGGGCTTCTTTTccgactctgctgagtcggacttctCTGGCTTCTCTGtggcaggcctcgtcggtgctgcggcgacgctgtcctctcgTGAGTACGGGGAGggctcaggtctaccactagcactctgggctcctccggtgtcttggcagggtcggcttctcctagtgctccgttcaaatttacGGGAGTCACGTTCGGCCTTGGTCTCTCGGACGGTTACCGCCGCCCTTGTCGGCGTGACGGCGTCGGTCACCGGCGTACtcccattaggtccaggagcatcttcgGTTTCGCcgtgtcaaccacatgtcccatgatggtgactggttggTTGGCGGGCGTGGCGTGTgtccggtattattggcatcccgaattcGGTTGGATTACTCCACCGGTGGAGGGCCGCACTACTCTGCACTGTGAAAGGTATCGTCTTGGTAGAATGTGGTTTCGTCGGTCGCGACtacttcttgttgtttcgacatcttcttagctttttgggtgggtttttgtgtttgtttttttgttgttgtttgggaatgaatgtgactagcttctagtgtcttccccacagacggcgccaattgttccgggtgtaattccagagcagatatttgttaccactcgtagcttgtagaatgacgtctttgcttgaatcctcctttgatctctcctgaaacgatgaacaaactgagggctcggcttttgccgagcgtactcactccgacgctcaagtcagtaagctTAAAGGGCTAAGTATGCGTTACTTGACTAAacgcgtattgtagagagataaggaagatattaccagatgaatagtgattcttgggttaatttatggatcctttcctcaatgaaggttgaggagtatttatagactttcaccttttgtcacgtaggtAGCCAAGTGGCTaaaggtggaaagaccgttctaccctcggccgatggacctatggcgggccggccgagggtcttggatgtgagtacgcggatatgtgtccctacTGGTGGTTGTCGCCGAGACCCGTTAATGAGAGCCGAtaggttgcatcggctaggctgtctaagttgttgactcgtggatatctttgaccttgctcaacatgttgacttggtcagcggtgcagaatatgccccatcaccttCATTCTCTCATTTATATATTGTGAACAAACGTATAGAAATCAAAAGAACAAATTAAAAAGAGGAGTATAGTATAGGGTAAGGTTAAAAACTCATTTTATTACCCTACTGCAAATATGAGCTTTTTAAGGCACAGAAGAAATGCTACAATTCAAGTACTCTAGTTTGTCCAATAGGTCACGTATCAAATCTCATAGTAGTCTGAccatataaatataattataattatacgtACGTCTTAAATTAATAACAAAATTAAATAAGTTAGACTAGATAGATATATAGCTTCATTAAATTGTCCTCCTATTCCTATGCATGCACAGAGAGAGCTGCTCCTGCGTTGCATTTACAAACTTACTTACTTACTtacgatcatcatcatcatcatttcatCGATCAGTCATTTCAtcattcatttattttattcatacCTATAATATTATAATATACTCTCATTAAACTATACTCCGTACTATTTAGTGAGTATATAAATAAGTTAAAGTTGTTCATCCTTTTGACATTTTTGAAGTATGAAACTTGTAATAGAAAATGGAAACAATATCGAGTAATTCATGTAACAAAAATAGTAAGTATTATGATGATCATGATGATGAGGTTATTATGGTGAAGAAAGGAGCTTGGAGTCCtgaagaagatcaaaagcttatTGATTTTATAACTCGTAATAATGGTGATGCTGTTCATTGGAGATCTCTTCCTTTGCTTGCAGGTTCTTCTTTTCTCGTCAACTTTCTGTTTAATTTCAATTTATTCATTTACTTTTTGGCGGTCAAAGTTTCTCTAAACTTAACGATATATAATACACGTCAAAATGTATTAAAACTTAAAATACGGCACATATGAATTTACACTATGTTATCAAAATTACCTTTCATAAAAATAGTAAAATATACTAATATTTCGAATAAATTACATTTACATAGAGAAAAATGTAGTGAAAATTTGGAAATTTTATTTCCTATGATCattatttcaattttcaaataatcaaAGTTTAATACTCCATATTTTTTAACTTGTAGTAAATCTAGCTAGGAGGGTTTATAATGGAGTGAAAAATCACTATCAAGGTCTAAGAAAAACTAGATTGCTTTGTGCTCCCTCCAATCCATTTCGAACACCCCATTTTCTTTTTTGGTATATAAAATGTCTTAAAcatacaaaattttatttttatctcTTAATTTTCTTACCTATTCGATTTAAAACACGTTCAACATTTTATAGTTTTGGTGCAAAATATATGTTACTCCGTAATTAGTTTGGAATGAATTGGAGGTAGTAAGTATATTTTGTTCAACAAGTCCTCAAAGTCGGTTTAGTGAAATTTGACTCATTTTGACCCGAGCCCCAACCCAATATGTTGTCGTGGTTGGAAAAAAAGTGaaataaaaaaaagtgtaaaaaaGATAGCTCAGAAGCGCAATTTTTATTCATCTGAGAGGTCAGAGAATGGTAGCGGACCCAAATCTGCTACATAAAGCGCCGAATTCATCACAGCTATGTGCACCAGCCGGGAATCGAACCCGGGTCTGTACCGTGGCAGGGTACTATTCTACCACTAGACCACTGGTGCTTGCTGATGTTGTTTAGTAGAATATACATCGTAGTATTAAGTACTACGCGTTTGCCTCAATCTCTCCATATTCCCAAAATATGTAGGGACTGTAGGACAGTAGGAGTATACTTCAATTAACATGTTTCTTCGAACATTTTGAAATTTATAAGAGTGGATTGATTGTTGGAGTTGATAACGCCATTCATTTTTGTACATGGAAATATATAACCACTTAATACTCCCTAACTCAGAGATGAGTGGTGGCATGGTACATTTTAGAGTCACGTTATCATTAGCTTTTAAATATCCTTCAGACAAGTTTTACAAAATAAGTATTTGTCGTGTGGATTTCAGGGATACATAGATGTGGGAAGAGTTGTCGTCTTCGATGGATAAACTATCTACGGCCAGATATCAATAGAGGTCCTTTCACCAAAGAGGAAAGCAACACTGTTATACAACTCCATGCCTTACTTGGCAATAGGTAAAGTGTTCTTTTCCAATCGTTGTTTCCTAATGCGGTCTTATATGAGAATTTGAGAGAAAtgtatatgtctaattaattatGCCACCTTTGCAGGTGGGCAGCGATAGCATCACGGCTACCAGGAAGAACAGACAACGATGTCAAAAACTACTGGCACTCCCACGTGAGGAAACAACCCGGCCTAATTAATCGAGAATACACTCAGCCAGGATCACCTCAGACACGGCATAAGGTTCAATGGGAGAGCATACGGTTGGAGACTGAATCCCGGCTCTCAATGGAGTCCCGTCTCAACCCTTTTGGATACGCTGTATCAAATTCGGACCCATTTCTTCATCTTTGGCACACTGAAATTGGCGAATCCTTCAGGAAATTTGGTGATGGGTGGCCAGCCTCCTCTAAGATGGACCGGGTTTCAGTTTCTCCTGACGATGGTTCATCTACTAAGTGTGGGTCCGGTTCAGGGATCACCGGTCAAGTTGATCATCCCATGGAATGTAGCTATATCAATATCAAAGAAGAAGAGCAAATGAGCACCGGATCTGAAGAAACGTGTTCAGATACAGCAATGAACATGCTGCTGGATTCTCCAACCAGTGACTAATGCTTTGTTTCTCCACAAATTATATGTTACAGCAAGCTTGATCATCTTGCAACTTTTTGTCGAAAATTAAAGCAAACTTGTTAACTATTGATCGCTAAGACAGTAATCCTTGTACTAGTACATTAATCTATACGATCAAGGCTTTTATTTCATTCACAACTCACAACTCACAATCACAATTAAAGCGCAGAAATAAAACTAGTATAAATTCTTCAGGATACAGCTAAACAATGTCGTCGATGAATGTCCTAATTAAATTCAAAGCTTATTTGTAAATTGTAATCAGTTGATCTTAAATTTTCATTATCTAGCTAATTAATAAATTCACATCCTCAGAACAAACCAAGAAGTTTCTTAGGGGGTTTTCCTGCAGCGCGACACTTAGCTGCCGTCTCTTCCAATTTGAGAACATCTTCTCCTCGCTTAGCTTCAACCATAGCCTTTCTCTCTTCTGCTTCTTTGTGTATCATAGCCACTTTGTTCTTCATCTTCTCTCTGTATTCCGCCTTCTTCTTCTCCAAGTTTTCCTGGAATTATAAAGCCCCTTTGATCAATATGGTTTTACTCGGATCTGTGCTCATTCTCGCGACTGAAAAATTCAATGCAAATATTACCTCAATCTTCCTTAGCTCTGCCTCAACTACTGCTTTCTTGCTGTTCTCCCACACTTCTATAGAAACTATTTTCTTGTGCGCTCTGctcaaataacaacaacaacaacatcagagccttaatccaaaatgatttggggtcggctgacatgaatcatcatttagaactgtccatgggtgaacgcacacctcaaaatgcgaaaatataaaaaagaaaaagtgaaaaacaaaaggggagtggAACATAATACAAAAGCCAGGCAAACTTAtggttttaattaatttagtactcgGTACTACAAGATAAAACAGCAGAAAGGATTATTTTTAAACCGCCTGTGAGACTCCCTAGTCCCTAGCCCACTTAGCTTGCATGTGTTTATATATAAACCAGttcaaagcaaatgtaaactatctGCGAGATAAACGAGTATCGTTTAAATATGCAGGATAATGGGACTCCTTAAACAATCATCTTACTTATTCTCGGCTTTACACTTTTCACTTTCTTCCCATGCTTTGATCAAGGACAATCTCTTCTCAGCTTCAACTCGGGCAAGCTGCGCATCTGAACATGAAAACAGAAATGTTACTGTGTGGTTTAACCACTAAATTAGTCCATGTTATATCCAGCAAAGTGACATCAGTTGTGCAAGTAAAGACGCACCTCGACTGTCTGACCCCTTGAACGGCTTCTCTTCTTCAGACTTATCTGCCATCTCTTCCAGTTTGAGAACATCTTCCACTCGCTTAGCTTCGACCATAGCCTTTTTCTCTTCTGCTTCTGTCGCATCTGTGTATCAAAAGCATCAGAAACAATTTGTAGGGCAAAAGCAGAATAACAAATATAGTTTGTACTTCACCTTTGTGCGATGGTCGAAAAACTAGGCATTTAGGATACCTATTGCAAAATTTTGCTCCATCTAACATGAGACAGTATACAGAAGCAACAAATTTTTAGTTTCACTAGTGTGCAAACACAAACTTGGTTATGAATTATGATTAAGGATATTTTGAAATTGATTACGAAAATGTAGCTTCTAAAATTTGGTAAAACACAAGAGTTCTTTCTACCTCCAATATGCCATAAAAACTTACTCCTATATGATAGGTCTTGCACATGGTTGATCTCACATGTAATGCCGTCTCAAATAAGATTCGTTGGCGGAATGAAGCCATCTACCTACTCTATAGTTAAGTCGGAATTCTGACTTTGACAGATTCATGGGAATTCTAATTTCTCAAGATAATTCTAAAGAACAAAGATGATGCATAACCTGATAACCAACATACATACTGATCAAACAAGTTTTCAGATTTTTAACTGTCAAAACATAAAAAATAACCTCATGCAACTTATCCTGTATAATTTCTCATCCATCATACAAGGGAAAATGAATTAATTATTAAGTAAAAGGAGATAAATTAAGAGCAAAACAAATTTAGTAATAGAAGATATTATGACAGTTATTTCTTACTTTAGTAATAGAAGATATTATAATTATGACAGTTATTTCTTACTTTTGACAGGAGTAGGGGGTGGTTCAGAATTCAGGGTGGTTTCCTCTGTAGGGGCAGGTGCAACAACAGTTTTGTCTTCTGGCAGTTCCTGTTGTGGCGGTGTTTCCGGTTGCTGTGCAGGGGTTTCAACAACATCTACATTCTTGGATTCCTCCTCTGCCATTTTCTACTTGTTTCCTTGCAATCTTTGAAAATACAAcaaagaaatgaaatgaaggaATAGTATTTGTATATGTTACAATTTTACATCATTATGGTTATAACATGACAAATTACAAGGACGAAGGAAGTTGACGGTAGTTACTGAATACACAATAAcaggaataattataatagttgggcctcaagcATAACCTttaggaataattataataattgggctcaaccatcaccttaaggttttggttgggatggttcatctatcacacAATACTATGCAGTACGAATTCAGACTAAATTAGATGATTACCAAAAGAAACGTGAAGATTATTGCTTGGGTTGGGAAGTGGCTTAAACTGGGATTTGATGGATGATAGGCTAACTGTTCAAGGCAACAAAGATTAATTTAACCAGGAATACCCTTTTCAATTTTCAGAGGTATCATTCTCTGTATTACGTTAGTAAATAAATATAGAGCAGTAATAAATATCATTAAAAAGGAATTATGTAATAAATGGTTGGTAAAATAATATTGGGCTTTTTAATAATATATACTCGTATAAAAGAGGTCCATAAGCAGTAAAAATAGGCTACATAGTTGCTATCTTGGGAAGATTTGTTATCTGTGTATGAACGTACGTTACTAATGTCTGCCTCTCGAGAAAGTCAAAAGTAAAGGTTTTTACTTTTTACTACCTTTGAGGGGAGCATGGTGAATTTATGTTGTAGGATTACGGCAAAGTAGGAAACTGTTGATATTATAACACTGATGTTTATTGTAGGCCGTTTTTGATTAAAGCAACAGatcattacaaaaaaaaaaagaaaaaaactatTATCATTAATGTACACGTTCTTATTCGAGATGGTTATAAGCATGAAACAAGTGTAAACAGCCCATGTACCCGAGTAATAAACATTAATTTGTGCTAAAAATATATTCTTAGACCAGTTTCACGCTTACAAGTTACAACGGTTTAAGAGGGGCTTATTGTTGTAAATGATACTCCGTAGTATTTGGACTTCACTACATAGCTAACAGTCTAAAGAGGTGAAGAAGACGTAACAGCTAGCAGGAAGCCAGGAACAAAAATACAAAAGGCTTGACCAAGTATTTGACCCAAACCCGAAATAGAACAAGTCTCCATATATCATCTTTCGATTCTTTTCAAACATGATTAAAACGACACTGCTAAACAAAATGACGATTCTTGTACAAAAGAAATGGTAGGTATCATGGCAATCTATCAGAAAGAGATGCTTACCTTACCACTTAGACATCCGACGCATTATAAAACTGTCCGGTAGCACTGGATGTCTGGATATAGATAGACTATGTCGCGGTTCTGACACTATCCGATATCATTTTTGCCAAGAACAAATTTTACAACTTCTGATTTCATGTAATGTGTGGACAACTGACAAAGTTACTGTAGTGCTTCCCATTTCTGAAGCACTACAGTAACTTTGTCCCCATTTTATGTAATGTGTGGACAACTGACAAAGTTACACCCATTTGAACCTAAGCA
Protein-coding sequences here:
- the LOC141618052 gene encoding transcription factor MYB17-like — translated: METISSNSCNKNSKYYDDHDDEVIMVKKGAWSPEEDQKLIDFITRNNGDAVHWRSLPLLAGIHRCGKSCRLRWINYLRPDINRGPFTKEESNTVIQLHALLGNRWAAIASRLPGRTDNDVKNYWHSHVRKQPGLINREYTQPGSPQTRHKVQWESIRLETESRLSMESRLNPFGYAVSNSDPFLHLWHTEIGESFRKFGDGWPASSKMDRVSVSPDDGSSTKCGSGSGITGQVDHPMECSYINIKEEEQMSTGSEETCSDTAMNMLLDSPTSD
- the LOC141618053 gene encoding remorin-like isoform X1 yields the protein MAEEESKNVDVVETPAQQPETPPQQELPEDKTVVAPAPTEETTLNSEPPPTPVKNGAKFCNRYPKCLVFRPSHKDATEAEEKKAMVEAKRVEDVLKLEEMADKSEEEKPFKGSDSRDAQLARVEAEKRLSLIKAWEESEKCKAENKAHKKIVSIEVWENSKKAVVEAELRKIEENLEKKKAEYREKMKNKVAMIHKEAEERKAMVEAKRGEDVLKLEETAAKCRAAGKPPKKLLGLF
- the LOC141618053 gene encoding remorin-like isoform X2; this encodes MAEEESKNVDVVETPAQQPETPPQQELPEDKTVVAPAPTEETTLNSEPPPTPVKNATEAEEKKAMVEAKRVEDVLKLEEMADKSEEEKPFKGSDSRDAQLARVEAEKRLSLIKAWEESEKCKAENKAHKKIVSIEVWENSKKAVVEAELRKIEENLEKKKAEYREKMKNKVAMIHKEAEERKAMVEAKRGEDVLKLEETAAKCRAAGKPPKKLLGLF